The nucleotide window AAACACAGTAATTGACCAGCTTCTGTTTTATTTCCTCGAAAGTATAAGATTTCTTTTCCATGTAATAAAAAAAGAATGAGCAGTTGCCCATTCTTTATATGATATCGGAATGTCTGTTAGTAATTAAACAGAGCTTTACCTTCCATTAATTCGTTTACTTTTTTTCTTACAGATCCAATCACTTCTTCATTTTTGATATTGTCTACTACTTCAGAAATAAGTCCCGCAATAGTATCCATATCATTTTCTTTCAATCCTCTTGTTGTGATAGCTGCAGTTCCCAATCTGATACCAGATGTTGTAAATGGTGACTTGTCATCAAAAGGAACCATATTTTTGTTACATGTAATATCAGCAAGTACTAATGCTTTTTCGGTTTCTTTACCGTTTACTCCTTTATTTCTAAGGTCTACCAGCATCAGGTGATTATCTGTACCTCCGCTTACGATATCAAAACCTCTGTTGATCATTGCTTTTGATAGTGCCTGAGCATTTGCTTTAACCTGTTTTGCATACGTTTCAAACTGAACATCCAGAGCTTCCCCAAAAGCTACAGCTTTACCAGCAATCACGTGCTCAAGCGGTCCTCCCTGAATACCTGGAAATACAGCCCCATCCAGCACCTGGCTCATCATTTTGATTTCACCTTTTGGCGTTTTGTGACCATATGTATTTTCAAAGTCTTTCCCCATCATGATCATTCCTCCTCTTGGGCCTCTAAGGGTCTTGTGAGTTGTAGTTGTTACTACATGACAGTGCTCGAATGGAGAATTTAATAACCCTTTTGCTACTAAACCAGCCGGGTGAGCTATATCAGCCCAAAGGGTAGCTCCCACTTCATCTGCCACTTCTCTGAATTTAGCATAATCTAAATCTCTTGAATAGGCTGAGAAACCTGCAATAAGCATTTTTGGTTTTTCTCTCAACGCTACTTCTCTCATTTGATCATAATCAATAAGACCTGTTTCCTGCTGAACTCCGTAAGAAACTACGTTATATTGAATCCCTGAAAAGTTCACTGCTGAACCGTGGGTAAGGTGTCCTCCCATTGAAAGGTCCATTCCCATAATTTTATCACCAGGTTTCAAAACTGCAAGATAAATGGCTGCATTCGCCTGAGAACCGGAATGTGGCTGAACATTCACATAATCTACTCCGAAAAGCTCCTTAGCTCTGTTGATGGCTAAAGTTTCAACCTCATCTACTACTTCACATCCTCCGTAATATCTTTTTCCGGGATATCCTTCAGCATATTTATTTGTCAGTACACTTCCCATTGCTTTCATCACGTTTTCAGAAACAAAATTTTCTGATGCGATAAGCTCTAATCCATGGGTTTGTCTTTGTCTTTCCTTTTCAATCAGGTCGAAAATAATATCCATTTTACTTTTAGTTTTTGAAATTTTCACCCCAAATGTACGGAATTTTCGTCGAGATTTCTCTATTGCAAAAATGATTTTTAAACACTAAAAAATGAAAACATTCATCAATAAATCCAACATTATGATTGTTTTAATGAGATGAGATTGTTTCTAAAATTCTTCATCTGAAAGCTCCTTATTAACCACGGCACCTGCAAAATTTCCCTGTGCAACTGCATTGGCTACGGAGCGCATCATGGTTACATTATCTCCACAGGCAAATACTCCCGGAACATTTGTTTTCTGCATTGCATCTACTTTAATGAAACCTTGTTCCGTCAGCTCACATCCCAGATCAGCAGATACATTTAGATTTTGTTCGAAAGGAATTTTAGCATATAAAGCTTTTAAAGAAACTTCTTTCCCGTTTTTGAAAATAATTTTCTGAACAGATCCGTTATCATGCTCTATTTTTTCAATCTCATCTTCATTAAGATTAATTTTATTCTGAGCCAGTTTCTTTATTTGTTCATCAGTAAGGGAAGCCTTTCCATTCGTAAACAAGGTAAGGCTTTTGGTCAGATTAAAAATCAACTTTGAAAATTCGTAAGCGATATCTCCATTGGAAAGAATTCCTGTGATTTCATTTTTTACTTCATAGCCATGGCAGTATGGACAGTGTATCACAGAAATCCCCCAGCATTCTGCAAATCCGGGGATGTCAGGCATTACATCCCTCACTCCGGAAGCTATAATAAGTTTTTTAGAATTGAATTTTTCACCAGATGAAGTTTCAATTTTAAAACCGTCGCTGGTATTTTGTGTTTTCACAGCGGTTCCGTTATAGAAACTGACAGTATTGTATTTTTCAACATCTTTTTTTGCCAGTTTTGAAATTTCTGACGGTGTTTTCCCATCGTGAGTAACAAAGTTATGAGAATGTGGAGTCTGTCTGTTACAAGGTTTTCCATTATCAATGATCAAAACATTCCTTAAAGATCTTCCCAAAGACATTCCCGCAGATAATCCCGAATAACTTCCTCCTATTATGATAACATCAAAATTTTTATTTTCCATAGTTCAGTTGATAATTGATAATTGATAATTGATAATTGATAATTGATAATACAAAGGTAAAGCAAAATCAATTAATGCAATATAGTTGCAATAATACTTTTTATCTATTAGTTTTATTCCGTAAACAACTGATCATTTATCGCTTCTGCTGAAAAGCTATTTCCATTCATTTTTAACTTCGGTAATTTCGTCCTGAATTCTTTTATTGATATTTATTTTCGCTCCCTGAAGGCTGAAAATCGCTGTTCCTTTTTCTCTAGCATATGGATTGGTAATAGAATCCTTTAGTTCCGAAACTTCAAAAAATGAACCGGATTCATTAAGTTCTTTTCCTGCTTCGGTAGCATCTTTAACTCTGATTACATTTTTGTATTTCCTGTTTATATCTATCCAATTGATATAGTCTGCATTAAATGACATGGCTACAACACCCGCTTTTGAATAATAATTAATTGCTCCGGCCTGTCCGTAATTATCACATAAGACCATCGTAGTTCCGGTCTTTGCCAGTTTGGAATATTCTTTATCCACTTTTTGAGCCAGTTCTTTCCAACCCTGCATGTCAGCAAAATCCTGTGGTAAAGAATGATCTTTTCCATCTTCCCAACGAAGCAGCCCCAATTTTTTATACTCATCCGGGTAAGAGACTATATATTCAGGACTTTTATTCGGAAAGGCTACATTATATAAGGGAAGAAATAAAAGTATCGGAATCAGAATGCTGACGGGTTTCAAAAACCTCTTCCATCCTTTTTCAAATAGATGTCCAAGATAAACTGCACCAAAGGCAATATAAACGGGATAGAGTCCTATTGCATAGTAGTCTTTTGCTTTAAAAAATAAGAACAAGGTAATTGTAATACTATAGCTCCAAAAGAAAAACCGGAATTTCTCAAAAGGCTTATACAACAATAACGCTCCCCAGCCCGCTATGATAACAAAAATGACACCTATGAAAAAGAGAATCTGAGATTTCATAAAATCCACCCGGTCTACATGTACAAGCTGTCTTTCTGAAAGCTCTTTCATATGATGAATGACCGGAAAATGATTCTGATATTGCCATAAAAGGTTGGGAAAAACAATAATTAACACCAAAAGCGCTGCCCAATACGCATGAGAGAGCATAAAGATTTTTCTTTGCTTTGTTAACAGAAATGCAGGAATGAGTCCAAGGACGGCAAAAGCAATATTATATTTATTCAATATTCCTATTCCAAAAATGACTGCTCCCATGTAAATCCACTTAACTTTTTGGGAATTGAAATATTTAATCAAACTGTAATAAAGACACAGCCACAGGAAAATTTCCAGTGATGTGGGCTGGAATAACATATTTACCCGAAGAAGCACAGAAAATAGAATACCTGACGCAGTAAGTATTTTAGCAAAAAGGCTTCCTTTCAGTTCTTCAACAACTTTCCAGGCAATGACTATAGTCATTGCTCCAAATAAAGCAGGAAAGAACTTAACCCAGAATACGAAGTTTCCCAACATTTTAATGATCCACGCTATCCAAGAGTTGACAGGCGGAACTGAAAGATATCCCCATGCAAGATGATTCGCCTGATCGAGATGCAGATATTCATCCCTGTGAAGTTCATATTCAGGACTTATCAATGAATATTGAAGAGCAAATTTTGCAATGATAAAAAGAACGAGAATCCAATAGTCTTTTTTCATGGATATAATAGTTTGGAATTTAATGATAAGACAATTTAAACTTCTTTTCCGTTACACTGTTATATCAAACCTGTTATCAATAATTTCAGTTTTTATTTTCTGAATATTGTCAGACCAATATTTAATTTCGTCATTCTTTCCGGGACATTCCTCTATAAAAGTTTTCTGGCAGGTAGCTAAATATTCCTGATAGGTTTTCAACATATTATTCAGATACGCTTCATAGTCTTTGGGATTTTCAGGAATATACCCTATTCCATCGCAGCCGCATGAATGAAAACATTTTCCTGTTTTGAAAAGACTTTCTATAATCTTCCATTCTTTGACAGCTGTTTTTTTAGGAGCTTTGAAATCTTTCCCCAGATCAGCCATTATATTGCTGCATTCAGGGCATTTTATAGTCCGGTTTTCAATCTCTGAAACAATTTTTTGCAATTCTTTTGTTTCTACTTTCGTGAAAACATATCCTACATTCCGAATTGTCTTCCCTGGCTCATGGTATATTTTTTCTTTTTTGATCCGACGTAAAATATCACTACTATCTGCCTGCTTAAATGATTTCCGACATTTAAAACATGCATAATGTGATTTATAGGTTTTCCCAGCGTATCGACACATTTTCCATGGATTTATTTGATTCAAATATAGGAATTTACTCTTTTAAAAATTTTGACATAAAAAATCCCGGAGAAAAAGAATTCCTCCAGGATTACAGTTTAAAAGTGTATAGTGTAGTTTATTATTTTTTATTGGCTTTTTCTTTCAGCTCTTCTTTGTCTTTATCTGATGGGTTCCAAACTTTCACTTCAGTATCTTTTGTAATATTTGATCCGGGAAGAATCTGAACATTGATTCCGTCACTTGCTCCCAGTTTCACATATACTTTTTTGAATTTACCATCTTTTTGTTTGGTTTCTACAAAAGGAACATCTTTTCCTTGTTTCTTTTCATACTGCACTAAAGATTCATCCAATAATAATGCATTTTTCTGGGAACTCAAGACAATTTCACCATTCGCAGAAAAACCTGCTCTAATATACTCATTATTAGGATTACTTACGTTACCTTCTACCGGAAATTTAATAGTTCCTGCATTATCTTTTCCTTTAGGGGCAATCATGGTCAGTTTTCCAGGGAAAGTTTTGTTTTGTAATGCTCCGATTACAATATTCATATCCATTCCTTCTCTTAGTTTTCCTGCCTGTGCCTCATCAATTTCGCCTTTAAAGATCAGCACATTTAAATCTGCAACCGAGCAGATGGTAGTTCCCGCATTGAAGTTATTGGCTTCAATCACCTGGCTTCCTGCTTTAACAGGCACTTCAAGTACGGTACCTGAAGCTTTGGAACGAATCTCGGTAGTTGCCAACCCCTGACCTTTAAGTTCGGGAGTTGCTCCTGTTTTAGCGATCTGCAATCTTTTTTGAGCGGTATTCAATTGCTGCTGTGCATTTTTCAAAGTCTGCTGCTGAGAGAATAACTGCTGTTGAGAATTAAGAAACTCCTGTTTAGAAGCAACTCCCTGCTTGTAAAGTTTTTCCTGCATATCAAACTGCTTCTGCATATTTCCTACATTCATCTGGGCATTGCTGATCTGGATCTGTGCATTCTGAACTTCCTGCTGAGCTGCATTTACTTCAGAGATACTTGGAACAATTTTCACAGTAGCAATCAGCTGGCCTACTTCTACTTTATCTCCTTCTTTTACTAAGATTTTATCTATAATCCCCGCAATATTGGGTTTGATCTCAATTTCTTCTTTTGGAACAATTTTCCCTGTAGCCATTACCTTATCATCCATATTCTGAACAGTAGGCTTGCGGGTAAGGAAAGCCTCACCTTCGTTAGAGTTAGATTTTATAAGATAGCCAATCCCTGAGAATAATGCCACTGCAAATAAAAGCCCCAACACTATATAAATGGCTTTTTTCCAAGTGAATTTCTTTTTCATATGTATAGTTTATTTTTTATTAAATAAATTGAAAAATTAAAAGATTGATTGTTCATTGATCAACCGTTCTTCTTTATTTTCAAATTGATTCATTTTCAAATTAATTACTCTGTTCTTAATGCTTCAATAGGTTTAATCTTCACAGCTCTCTGCGCAGGAATCATCCCGATAACAAGTCCCAAAACCACCATTACTGCCATTGCCGCAAACACATTTCCATAGTTAACTGTCGGATTATAGAATGGGAATGAATCCTGGCCCTGAGTAACAGCATTAAGAATCATAAGTACAAAAATCCCAAACATAAAACCTATCAACCCCGAGGAGAGCGTAATAACAACACTTTCCAGCAAAATCTGATTTCTTACCTCAGCAGGTTTGGCACCTAACGCCCTTCTGATCCCGATTTCTTTGGTTCTTTCTTTTACTGTGATCAAAAGGATATTTGAAATAGCGATTACTCCTGCAAGGATAGTCAGTGTACCCACGATAATGGTCAGCAACTGCATTCCTGTAAGAAACCCTGTCAATTTTTTAAATTCTTTCCCAAGGTTGAAACTCCCGAAAGCGTTGGTATCTTCAGGGGACACTTTATTCTTTGTCTTTAAAGCGTACTTTACATCTTCTTCTACTGCATTAACATTTGCATTAGGCTTGCTTACAATAGCAAACATGTCGATCTGGTCTCCTGCATTATACATTTTCGTATACGTGGAAAGTGGAATAAAAGCAGTCTGGTCATTTTCAAATCCTCCTCCTTTTTTTACACGGAAAACCCCGATTACATTAAAAAACAGTCCTTTAATATTGATAGACTTCCCTATTGGGTTTTCTTTTTTCTTGGAATCGAAGAAATTTTTATAAATTTCTTCTCCTATCACCACTACATTTTTATTCCCGGAAACATCGGCATCATTGATATAGCGTCCGAAGATCAGTTTCTTTTCCGAAATTTTGTTTCCTACAGAATAATCTCCGGTAAGCGAATAGGTTCCATTCTTCCCGTTTCTTGACATGCTTTCCCCCGGTGTTCCGGTAAAGCTTCCTCTGGCATTCTGCGGCGAAATATAATCTATGGCTGTTACTTTTCTTTTCAGCATTTCCATATCATTCAGGTTCAGGTGAACTTCTCTTCCTTTAGGAAATCCTTCGTACGGAATAGATGTTTTCTGTGCCCACAGGAAGATGGAATTGGTAGCAAAACCGGAAAATAGTTTATCAAAACCATTTTCCATTCCTTTTGCAGCTCCAAGAAGGCTCACATACAAAAACATTCCCCATCCTACGCCAATCATGGTAAGAAATGTCCGGAGTTTATTATTCCTCAATGAATAATAAATTTCCTGCCAAGTGTCTTTTTTAAATATGATATTCACCTTTCTGAATTATAAGTTATAAATAATGAATCCCATTAATCTGTTATCTTCTTATTTGCTTTTTTCAACTTTCGTTTATCGCAAATTATTCTGTTCTCAATGCTTCTATCGGTTTAATTCTTGAGGCTCTGTATGCGGGAACAAATCCTGCAATCAGTCCAGAGAAAATCAGTGCAATGAATGCCATAATGATGGATCCCCAGCCTACACTTGGGTTTTTAATGAAAAACTCTTCAAGGCTGTTCCCGATAAGATTTAATGTCAAAACACCTACTCCTACTCCAACAAGCCCGGATATAACTGTAATCACAACACTTTCCTGAACAATAAGCCCTACAATTCCAGCTGGCTTTGCACCAATAGCTTTTCTTACTCCGATCTCTTTGGTTCTTTCTTTAACAATGTATACCATAATGTTACTGATCCCGATAATTCCGGCAAGTAATGTTCCCAGTCCGATAAATCCTACAATTGCTGTAAGTACCGCCATGAATGTAAAGGTGTCATTCATATTTTTGGCGTTATTCCAGACACGGACACCATTCTCATCATCGGGAGAAACATTTTTTCTCGCTTTTAATTTATCTTTAAGCTCATCACCATACTTAATGGCCTGATCCGGAGTCAGTTTCTCATTGTATGTTATATAAGCTATATTTACTGTATCAGATCCTTTCTTCATCTGCTGTAAAGTGGTGATGGGTACTGTGATATGTCTCTCATCTCGATCTCCGCCATCATCGGAAAAAACTCCGATAACCTTATACATTGTTCCGTTAATATCAAGTTCTTTTCCTATTGGGCTTCCATTTTTGATCAAGTCCCGCTGAACCATTCTTCCAATGACCGCAACATTTAATTTTCTTTCCAGATCTTTCGCTGTAATATACCTCCCATCAATAACTTTTCTGTTTTCAATGACCTGTTCACCAGGTTCAGCACCATTAATCTGATAAAGACCACTTTCTTTTCCATATTTTACCATTAAACTGGCACTATATCTCGGACTGGAAGGCCCCGCTTTTTCCTTATCCGTATTAATTAAAAAATCATAGTCTGAGTTATTCATTGTTATATTTCGGTCAGACTGAAGACCTTTATAAGCTAAAGAGGCTTTTCCTGTGGAAAAAATAATAAGATTTTTAGCATCTCCTGCAAATCCTTCAGAAAAAGCATTCTGAAGTCCTCTTCCAATTCCAAAAAGGACGATGAAAATAAACAGTCCCAAAGCTACAGTAAACCCTGAAAGTACCGTCCGAAGTACATTACTCCGGATAGAACTGAATATTTCCTGCCAACGATCTAGGTCAAACATATTTTTTATTTTTTTACTGTGTAAAAAAGTCAATTAGCTGCGCTCTCAATTTTCTTCGAAGTCAATTAACCTTGTTGTCAATTTGTCCTTCATCAGACTTCAGTTACGAACCTAATTAATTTTCACATTTCTAATCACTTTTCAACATTTTACTTAATAAGATAAATGCTGTTTTTATTAAATTACCAATTTTTGTTAATTCTTCTATTTTAATATACTTACACTCTATAACAATATCAAAACAAGAATCTAACTCAATAACCGAACCTCTGGCAATTTCAAAATATCTTTTCCTTTCTAATTCAGATCTTCTCGAGCATCCCTCGGTAATATTTACCACTGAAGTAGAAGCTCTTCCTATCTGGTCAATTACATTAAACTTTTCATGATCAGGAATTTTAGATAAAGCCTTGTAACATTCTATTCTTAATTCTCTGGCTGATTGATATACGTCAAGCTTATAATGGTTCAGATTTAAAAACATTTTTATTTTTTTTCATATTCATTTGTGTGTATTATAAATTATTTGTCTTCCTCATTGTAGAATTCACTTGCGAAGCAAAATTGACCATTCACTATTCACTTATAGTACAATCTGCTTAATAAACTCATCACTTTCAATAATCCCGTCCTTCAGGACTACATTTCTTTTGGTCTGTGCAGCCACATCAGGTTCGTGGGTTACAACGATTATTGTTTTTCCTTCATTATTGATATCCTGAAGAAGTTTCATAATATCATGGGTAGTTTTGGAATCGAGTGCTCCGGTAGGCTCATCTGCAAGTACTACCTTTGGATTGGTAATCAAAGCTCTTGCAATGGCTACTCTCTGCTTCTGTCCTCCGGAAAGTTCACTTGGAAGGTGGTTTGCCCACTGAGCCAGTCCTACTTTTTCCAGATACTCCAGCGCTTTCTGATTTCGTTCTTTTCGCGGCACATTCTGATAATACAGTGGAAGTGCTACATTCTCCAAAGCTGTTTTATAATTGATAAGATTGAAAGACTGAAAAATAAATCCTAAAAACCGGCTTCTATATTCTGCAGCTTTTACCTCAGATAAATGTTCAATGGGAACTCCGTCCAATTCATAGGTTCCTGAATCTTTTTCATCCAGAATTCCAATAATATTAAGTAGTGTAGATTTTCCGGAACCGGAACTTCCCATAATAGAAACAAACTCTCCTTCAGAAATATTCAGATTAATTCCTTTAAGAACATGAAGTTTGCTTTTGCCTGTATCGTATGACTTATTTAAATCCTGAATTACTAACATTAAGTGATGTATGTTTTATACCCAATAAGTAGATCATATTTTCAAATTGTTACAAGAATAAAAATTTATTCAAATATTTTTTTGTTTAACAAATTATCCCTTTATTAATAATACTTTATATAAAATTGTTTAACTGTAACTTCACATTTCAATGTATTTATCCTCAAGATTGCTGTTTAGCCTATTATACGAGGCTGTTTCATGTAAATGTGGAAAACTTTTCCGGCTAAAAGTCAGCCGATTAGTATTTACCCCTTTCAAAATCAGTTCTTTTTTTCGAACTTTGCTATTAGTTCTTTACAAGAAATATGGATTTGCAAAAGTGGATAACTTTAATTCACAATCTGCAGAAAAACAAAAACTTAAGTATTTCCGGAACGTTATCCACAAGGATCTAAATTATTTAATTATAAAGATATTTAATATGGGAATTTTTGATAAAAGAGTAAGCTATAAGCCATTTGAATACCCGGAGGTTCTTCAATTTGTAGAAGCCATCAACAAATCGTTCTGGGTACATTCGGAAGTGGACTTTACTGCAGATGTTCAGGATTTTCATTCGCAGTTGGAACCACACGAAAAGCATGCTGTGAAGAATGCGCTGTTAGCCATTGCACAGATCGAGGTGTCTGTAAAGACATTCTGGGGAAATTTATACAACCACTTACCAAAGCCGGAATTCAATGGATTAGGATCTACTTTTGCAGAATGCGAGTTCCGTCATTCTGAAGCATATTCCCGTTTATTAGAGGTTTTAGGATATAACGACGAGTTCCTTAACGTGATCGAAATTCCTGCTGTAAAAGGTAGAATCGAGTTTCTTGGAAATGCTTTAAAGCATGCTAATTCTGCTACACCGAAAGAATATGTTTCCGCTTTATTGTTATTCAGTATTTTAGTGGAAAACGTTTCTCTTTTCTCGCAGTTTGCCATCATCCTTTCTTTCACAAGATTCAAAGGTTTCATGAAAAATGTTTCCAATATCATTGCATGGACTTCAGTAGATGAGCAGATTCACGCCAATGCAGGAATTTACCTGATCAACAAAATCCGTGAAGAACAACCTGACTTATTAACAGACAGCGATATTGAAGATATCTATACCCTTGTAGATGAGTCTATCGCAAGAGAAGGCGACATCCTTAGCTGGATCTTTGAATTGGGAGAAATCGACAACGTTTCTAAAGAAGACCTGTTAAACTTTATGAAATACCGTGTAGATGACAGTTTGAAGAAAATCAACATGAAAACAAGATACAACATTACTCCTGAGCAATATAGACCAATGGTATGGTTCGAGGAGGAAGTTTTTGCCAATTCATTAGATGATTTCTTTGCCAAAAGACCTGTAGACTATACGAAACACGATAAAAGTATTACAGCAAACGATTTGTTTTAATCCGGGCGCGAGCGCAGCGAGCGTCAGTGCAGTCAGTATAAGGAGTAATTCTTTTCTGGTATTATAAGAATACAGTTCATTAAATAAAGCACAAATATCAAGGGAATGATTAATGTAATAGTAACTTATACGGTAAACCCCGACTTTGTTCCAAACAATAAAGCTAATATCCAAAAGTTTCTGGAAGATTTCAAAAATTTAGATCCTTCCACCTTTGAGTATAAAGTTTTTGTAAAGGAAGATGGTGTTACTTTCGTACATTATTCAAACTACATCAATGAAGAAGTTCAGCATGAGGTTTTGAATGTTCCGTCTTTTAAAGAATTTCAGAGATTAAGAGATGAAAGCGGACTGAACGGTTCCCACAAAGTAGAAATTTTACAATCAATACAATAAAAAAACAAAATTCCGGAGTGATCTCTTCATTCCGGAATTCGAAAATATAACATCTATGGAAGAGCAAAATTCAAATATATGGTGGCTCAATGAAGAGTCTGAGCAGATGCTTAACAGAGGATATCTGTTGAAAGGTGAAACAGTAGACGGAGCAATCGACAGAATCACAACTGCTGCTGCAAAAAGGTTATACAAACCTGAACTTCAACCGGCATTCAAAGAAATGATTACGAAAGGATGGATCAGTTTCTCTTCTCCTGTATGGGCTAATATGGGAACTCAGAGAGGTCTTCCTATCTCATGTTTCAACGTTCACATTCCGGACAGTATTGAAGGAATTACCCACAAAATGGGTGAAGTGATCATGCAGACTAAAATCGGAGGAGGTACTTCAGGATATTTCGGAGAATTGAGAAACAGAGGAACAGCTGTAACTGACAACGGAAAGTCTTCAGGAGCAGTTTCATTCATGAAGCTTTTCGATACAGCTATGGATGTTGTTTCTCAGGGAGGGGTAAGAAGAGGAGCTTTTGCTGCTTACTTAGATATTGACCACGGAGATATTGAAGAATTTTTATCTATTAAAGATATCGGTAGCCCGATTCAGAACCTGTTCACCGGAGTATGTGTTCCGGATTACTGGATGCAGGATATGATTGACGGTGATATGGAAAAGCGTAAAGTCTGGGCAAGAGTATTGGAAAGCCGTCAGCAAAAAGGTCTTCCTTATATTTTCTTTACGGACAACGTAAACAGAAATAAGCCACAGGTTTATAAAGATTTAGGGATGACGGTAAATGCAAGTAACCTTTGTTCTGAAATCATGCTTCCATCTACTATGGAAGAGTCTTTCATCTGCTGTCTGTCTTCCATGAACCTTGAACTATATGATGAATGGAAGGATACAGATGCTGTAAAGCTTGCTATCTACTTCCTGGATGCTGTTTTATCTGAATTCATTGATAAAACTGAGGGTAACTATTACCTACAGGGAGCAAGAAACTTCGCAATGCGTCACAGAGCCCTTGGATTAGGAGTGTTAGGATACCATTCATATTTACAGAAAAATATGATTCCATTTGAAAGCTTCGAAGCAACTCAGTTCAACGCAAGAGCTTTCAGACATATCAAAGAACAGGCTGAGCAGGCTTCAAGAGAGCTTGCCAACA belongs to Chryseobacterium gleum and includes:
- a CDS encoding ribonucleoside-diphosphate reductase subunit alpha; this translates as MEEQNSNIWWLNEESEQMLNRGYLLKGETVDGAIDRITTAAAKRLYKPELQPAFKEMITKGWISFSSPVWANMGTQRGLPISCFNVHIPDSIEGITHKMGEVIMQTKIGGGTSGYFGELRNRGTAVTDNGKSSGAVSFMKLFDTAMDVVSQGGVRRGAFAAYLDIDHGDIEEFLSIKDIGSPIQNLFTGVCVPDYWMQDMIDGDMEKRKVWARVLESRQQKGLPYIFFTDNVNRNKPQVYKDLGMTVNASNLCSEIMLPSTMEESFICCLSSMNLELYDEWKDTDAVKLAIYFLDAVLSEFIDKTEGNYYLQGARNFAMRHRALGLGVLGYHSYLQKNMIPFESFEATQFNARAFRHIKEQAEQASRELANIYGEPEVLKGYGLRNTTTMAIAPTTSSSAILGQTSPGIEPFASNYYKAGLAKGNFMRKNKYLAKLLEEKGLDNEETWRTIMLNHGSVQHLNELTPEEKAVFKTFKEISPMEIISQAAQRQQYIDQAQSLNLQIPSTMPVKDVNYLYIEAWKKGVKTLYYQRSSSVSKEMMVNFVSCSSCEA
- a CDS encoding ribonucleotide-diphosphate reductase subunit beta, coding for MGIFDKRVSYKPFEYPEVLQFVEAINKSFWVHSEVDFTADVQDFHSQLEPHEKHAVKNALLAIAQIEVSVKTFWGNLYNHLPKPEFNGLGSTFAECEFRHSEAYSRLLEVLGYNDEFLNVIEIPAVKGRIEFLGNALKHANSATPKEYVSALLLFSILVENVSLFSQFAIILSFTRFKGFMKNVSNIIAWTSVDEQIHANAGIYLINKIREEQPDLLTDSDIEDIYTLVDESIAREGDILSWIFELGEIDNVSKEDLLNFMKYRVDDSLKKINMKTRYNITPEQYRPMVWFEEEVFANSLDDFFAKRPVDYTKHDKSITANDLF
- a CDS encoding ABC transporter ATP-binding protein, giving the protein MLVIQDLNKSYDTGKSKLHVLKGINLNISEGEFVSIMGSSGSGKSTLLNIIGILDEKDSGTYELDGVPIEHLSEVKAAEYRSRFLGFIFQSFNLINYKTALENVALPLYYQNVPRKERNQKALEYLEKVGLAQWANHLPSELSGGQKQRVAIARALITNPKVVLADEPTGALDSKTTHDIMKLLQDINNEGKTIIVVTHEPDVAAQTKRNVVLKDGIIESDEFIKQIVL